DNA sequence from the Streptomyces canus genome:
GCCAGCCCTCGGCGTTCCAGGTGACCGGGGCCAGGGCGGGGACGCGGCCGCCGGGATAGGCGTCGATGAAGCCCATGTAGTACCAGTCGCCGTTCGGGGTGTCGACCAGCGCGCCCTGGTGCGGTATGCCGCCGCCGGGGATCGGGCCGGGCAGGTTCAACAGCACCTCCCGCATCTCGTACGGACCGAAAGGGCCTGAGGTGGACTTCCAGATGTACTGGCCGTTGGGCGGGCGGGTGACGAAGATGTAGTAGTTCCCGTTGATCTTGTAGAAGCGGGAGCCCTCCATCAGGTGCAACGCGTCGGGCTTGGTGAGCACGTGCTCGGACCTGACCTCGGTGCGCATGTCCGGGGAGAGCTGCGCGACGTGGATCTCGTTGGCGCCGTACGCCACGTACGGGGTGCCGTCGTCGTCGAAGAGCAGCCCCGCGTCGTAGTAGACGCTGCCGATCTCGGCGTGCCGGGTCCAGGGGCCCGCCGCGTCGGTGGCGCTGTATACGTACGACCGCTGCCAGCCGATCTGGCCCAGCCAGTAGAAGGTCTGGTCGCTGGGGCGGTAGCGCATCGAGGACGCATAGATGCCCTGGACGTATGCCCGTCCGCCGTTGAGGTCGTACGCGTCGCCGAAGTCGAGGACCGGCACCGAGTGGCCGATGAACTCCCAGTTGACCAGGTCGTAGGAGCGCAGGACGGGCGCGCCCGGCGAGTAGTGCATGGTCGAGCCGGTGTAGTAGTACGTGTCGCCGACGCGGATGACCTCGAGGTCGGCGAAGTCCTGCCAGATCACCGGGTTGGTGAACTGCTCCTGCTGGGCCGTCGTGGCCGCCGTCGCGCGCATCGCCGGCAGTGTGGCGCCCGCGACCAGGCCGGCGGTGGCCGCCATGACTCTCCGGCGGCTGTGGGGGTGTTGGAGCCAGGACATGCGAGATCAGCTTCCTCACGGGTAGGAGGGGGACCGAGAGTAAAGTTCGAAATGCCGGACATCGTTCTGAGTGTCGAACGGGAATATCGGAGGGGGCAGGAGGGGTCTCAACGCCGGGTGGTCAGCGGCTCGCCCACAGCAGTCGTCATTGGGTGATAGTGCGCGGGGCTCTCGAAGTCGTCCGGGTCAACTCCTCGTGGCCATGCCGGGAGGTTGTCCCCGTCGGAGCCCGGCCAAGTCCCGACCCCACTCGTTCAGGGGAGGTTGTGCAAGTCCACCCCTGACACACCATCAGCCAACTGCACTCCGCACGACGCCCGCGTGGTGCAGGTGCCGGTCCAGCAGTTCAGCAGGTCTTGGATGGTGTCGAGGATCTGGTAGAGGGTGAGCCTCAAATCCCTGGACCGGGGCGGGGAGGGGCTCAGGTCCCGGGAGCGGGGGTCATCCGGCGGTCAGAGTGGTCCACTTCTGGTTGGAGCCGCCGTGGCAGTCCCACAGGTGGAGCTGTGTGCCGTCGGTCGTGGAGGCGCCCGGAACGTCGAGGCAGCGGCCGGAGGCGGGGTTGCGGTAGCCGCCGTTGTAGGGCTGCCAGATCTGGTTGGAGCCGCCGTGGCAGGCCCAGAGCTGCACCTTGGTGCCGTTGGTCGTGCCGAAGCCGGCGGCTTCGAGGCACTTGCCCATGGAGCGCAGGGTGCCGTCGGTGTAGGCGGACCAGTACTGGTTGATGCTGTCGCCGCAGCTCCAGATCTGGACGGCGGTCCCGTCGGCGGTGCCGAAGCCGCTGACATCCAGGCACTTGCCGGCGATGTCGGACTGCACGCGTGCGGGGGCGGGGGCGGGGTTCCTCAGCCACCCGGCGCTGTCCGCGGTCTGGATGCCGCGGTGGAAGGCGTCGGCCATCTTCTGGTAGCCCGCGTCGTTGGGATGCACGGCGTCGGCCAGGTCGGCCGTGGTCAGGCTGCTCATGTCCACGTATGCGACGCGCTTGCCCGCGGCCTGCGCGTCGCTCACGATCTGGGGGATGGCCTGGTTGTACGCGCCACGGTACTGCTCCTCCGAGCCGCTGGTGGACACGATC
Encoded proteins:
- a CDS encoding ricin-type beta-trefoil lectin domain protein, coding for MKKSWTLSLIALVTAALGVTAAGVAPASAASTTPLRVMPLGDSITWGVGSSTGNGYRGPLWDELATDGHPLDFVGTGRGGSMSDPDNEGHSGYRIDQIAALADASLTRYRPNVVTLEIGTNDLGGSYQPSTAADRLRSLVNQITADVPDATVLVASLIVSTSGSEEQYRGAYNQAIPQIVSDAQAAGKRVAYVDMSSLTTADLADAVHPNDAGYQKMADAFHRGIQTADSAGWLRNPAPAPARVQSDIAGKCLDVSGFGTADGTAVQIWSCGDSINQYWSAYTDGTLRSMGKCLEAAGFGTTNGTKVQLWACHGGSNQIWQPYNGGYRNPASGRCLDVPGASTTDGTQLHLWDCHGGSNQKWTTLTAG